Proteins encoded within one genomic window of Spirochaeta cellobiosiphila DSM 17781:
- a CDS encoding uracil phosphoribosyltransferase produces the protein MSKEILRAEDLDGFLNESDKLVLEDMHSLFDQALKSCKILDGNPNEGTVLKEKQKLINLYNEMGQKMQNILKEFPRIHVYSFETPSQVHGEASRLIAKLRNTRTDHQEFVYYIQRAYELLFNLAFGGAVKENKNHLIVKTPVNVPTQNFAVHKIPDIDNLIENSVMCVMLRGALLPSMIMSKEIQEYSSTGYVTPFALFKIKRNDEKKASNMEYILDLDKSYFDLDQLNGKDLIFADPMNATGGSFVTIVTYLEQNNIKPKSIKFFNVISALKGALNVVRALDSVEMYTLWMDPVLNDLAYIMPGLGDAGDRLNGVDAEDYPRNILQLIADYGTNIVDLYRWQVRKIEETILGV, from the coding sequence ATGTCTAAGGAAATATTAAGAGCAGAAGATTTGGATGGATTTTTAAATGAGAGTGATAAGCTTGTTCTGGAAGATATGCATAGTTTATTTGATCAAGCTTTAAAATCGTGCAAAATCCTGGATGGAAATCCAAATGAAGGGACTGTTCTTAAGGAAAAACAGAAGTTAATTAATCTCTACAATGAAATGGGACAAAAAATGCAGAATATCTTAAAAGAGTTCCCTCGTATTCATGTCTATTCATTTGAAACACCCAGTCAGGTTCATGGAGAGGCTAGTCGGCTTATTGCTAAGTTAAGGAATACCAGAACGGACCATCAGGAATTTGTGTATTATATTCAAAGAGCTTATGAGTTGCTGTTTAATTTAGCATTTGGTGGGGCGGTTAAAGAAAATAAGAACCACCTTATTGTTAAAACTCCTGTAAATGTTCCCACACAGAATTTTGCTGTTCACAAAATACCGGATATTGATAACCTTATAGAGAATTCTGTCATGTGCGTCATGTTGCGTGGGGCGCTTTTGCCGTCTATGATCATGAGTAAAGAGATTCAGGAGTATTCCTCTACAGGATATGTAACTCCTTTCGCGTTATTTAAAATAAAAAGAAACGATGAGAAAAAAGCTTCCAATATGGAGTACATCCTTGATTTAGATAAGTCTTACTTTGATCTGGATCAACTTAATGGTAAGGATTTGATTTTTGCCGATCCAATGAATGCAACAGGTGGTAGTTTTGTTACTATTGTTACTTATCTTGAACAAAATAATATCAAACCGAAAAGCATTAAGTTTTTTAATGTTATTAGTGCTTTGAAGGGCGCATTGAATGTTGTTCGTGCACTTGACTCTGTAGAGATGTATACTTTGTGGATGGATCCCGTTTTGAATGATCTAGCCTATATTATGCCAGGGTTGGGTGATGCCGGTGATCGATTGAATGGGGTAGATGCAGAAGATTATCCCAGGAATATTTTACAATTAATAGCTGATTATGGAACCAATATTGTTGATCTTTATCGTTGGCAGGTGAGGAAAATTGAAGAA